cttcagatgagcatcttcatcctgactgaggctcagaaggtggGATTCTTCCAACCATAGACTTCTACTTaaaattctttcctcttttcttcagtgaaaattgtcttctgaagccaacatgaaacattctttctttctgaagtctgcaggTTAACTTGAAtaggttaatattttgctttcatgtcaaagaaatgtctgtgtcctagattagtactcaggagaaaacagcatTTAGTGTAACATATGCATGTAAGATAATGAATTATACCTGGTGGATGGAGGCCCTCCTGCTCCtatagaaaacatataaacaagtaaagtgcagactaagcatcagcttgcaaagggtattgggattatattatattgtattatattatattatattatattatattatattactgcAAAGGGATTGTGTTAATAATTTTGGAGGGAATCTGCAGATGATGCAGGTAAGATTCTGGCACCTCACATTTAGAACAAAAATTATGATCAGTAAAATTATGAATAAATGGAACTTGttagcaagtgttttttttttttcatatggagGACATATATGTAAGCCTGTGTTCATCTGTGTCATTACAACACAGGTGGCTTTATCAGAAgtatttggtgtttttttttttaattttgaggatgagtagtataaaattttctcaaaagccaaCAACTTAATTTTCTACAACTGAATTCAGTTACACAACTTTATTATTGAGTGCAATATCATATTGTTCCCATACatactatttttaatatgttactataatacacaaaattcaattaattatttttatgttgcatttatatattcttttatttgttattgaTTTAGTTACATCCCAATTGAAGCGTTTCCTCCCTCCTAATTGTATTGAATTCTGATGATGGAATCACAGACTCATAGTAGACTCTTTACTGTATGTATTCATATGCAAAGACCTTGGTGTGGcaaaatgtgtgttattgtgcTCTTGACCTACTGAACCAATAAAGATGTAGTTGCAATACAAAATTTACATTGAGGCAGGAGTAATAAAAtcagtataaaattttatttgagttattatacattcattgtttttcaggCAATTTGCCTGTAGTGTGATAGAATAGTGTCTCacttatcaagtgaagaaattgtgtcaaatcaattggtaagtgtggacaatAAAACAGAGACCCGAGGAGAGTAGTGTCCGACCTAATCATCATTTTAGGGTCCTGTAAAGCCCTCTCCATGTCTGCTCATGGTAAATCcgtgaaaaccactgaggaagtggctcttcagatcctcttgctttgccagtttggggttggaactgtggccaatgtctttctgtttttccataatttctctccagtcttgactggttctaaacagaggcccagacaggtgattttaagccacatggctgtggccaatgccttgactctattcctcactatatttccaaacaacatgagtgcttttgctcccaaaactcctccaaatgaactcaaatgtaaattagaattcttcagtcacatggtggcaagaagcaaaaatttgtgttccacctgtgtcctgagtatccatcagtttgtcactcttGTTCCTGTTAATAGAGGTAAAGGTAAACTTATACTCAGAGCAAGTGTCCCAAATTTGTGGAATTATTCCTGCTACAGTTGTTGGTTTTAcagtgtcttaagtaacatccacattccaattaaggtcactggtccacagataacagacaataacactgactctaaaagcaacttgttctgttccacttctggattcattGTAGGCATGGTCTTCTTGCAGTTTTCCcatgatgccacattcatgagcatcatggtctggaccagtgtctccatggtacttctcctccatagacatcgccagcgaatgcagcacatcctcactcccaatcaggacgccagaggccaagctgagaccagagcaacccatactatcctgatgctggtggtcacatttgttagcttttatcttctaaattgtatttgtatcatctttcatGCCTTTTCTATACATTCTCGTCTCTTCATAAGGCTTGTCAGTGAGGTTCTGGCTGCAGTCTTCCCCAGTATCTGCCccttactgttgatcttcagagatcctaaagatccttgttctgtgctcttcAAATGTTGAAAATAAGAGCCCATAAaaactgccaaatacagaagacaccttcactaataccattaagtactttattccataaatatgttttcaacattttgtatgaacaaggtgtggtgctcactgctgtaattttaaaagaataaggctatactcatttgttgatgtgaaatgatttctggttggaATCTTACTGACATGGTAAGTGAGTTATTCACCATTCTCTGTTTTCCTGTATATAACTGCATTCTGCTGCAGGCTGGACTGAAACTGATGCAACCAATTTTCACTAAACAGTTAAATGTGTTAAATGGTCCTGATCAAACTGATACTCTCCCTCCGTCTTAGTTGATACTTCAAACTTCGGACAGGAACAGAATCCCTCTCTATATTTCTCTATCTGAACAAACAAGGATGCATTgctctaattaaatattttcaaggatgaacattttgtatatagtaaatatattgcATGTTATTCCACTTTAGTTAGGAGATATATGCTTGGTACCTTGGGCCCTAAGGAGGTGAGAGTCAAGCACTGAACAACATAACTTTGTGCTCTCTAGAGCAGTACAATCTGCTGATCACATCAAGAGTAAATAGGAAAAGAGGCATAGACAGCTCCTGCTCAGAAGCCTTAAGAGATTTAAAGTCTCAGGACCAGGGAGGAATCCAGGATCCACACTGGAGATCTTCTCCTGAAAGACCTTGGTAAAGACTTGACTCTGAGCCATGGTGAAATTGTTTTTCCAATCATCACAAACACCTACGAATCAGACAGGAGACAAGAGATATCAGAACAACGAGGAAGCAAAGTTGTCACTCCATCTGTCAGTGGCTTTCTCAATcgcaaaattattttctcagaagattaaaATCAAGCATCTAATATTTTCAGCTACCTGAGAATGACCAAGGCTAGAAAGACCACAAGATAAATACCAGGGGTGGTTATAGCTGTCAGTGTGATGAAACTTATAATCTGACTTGTGGTACTTACTTCTgtgaacaaagaatattttagcattcatttttttgttcatatgtattgggtatgtatgtatttgtggggattccctcctcttaaggagaataggtgtcatacccctagagctggagttacaaactgaTGTAAGCCTACAAAGATAGTTTCTCAGAATCGagctctgatccaatgtaaatATGGCCAGGCTtccaacctgctgagccatctcttgaggcCCACACTGAAAAATTTATCCAACACACTTAACTCTTCACTTACAATTTGGGGGAGTAGGAAATCATCAATATCAGGTATattgaaagagcttgaaataatagaatatGAACCAACAGTTTGTATGTTCTATATTGAGGATAGATTTGCACTGAGTTATGAAATTAATACCGAGACTCTTCATGTACTGACAATCCCACAGCACCAAGCCTTGATCATAACACTGGCCATAATAAGaatcagcaagacagctcagcagctaaagcactCACAACTTAGAAATGATTATCCCAGGTCCCACCTAGTGGAGAGAACAAAATCCTACAATTGCACTCTGCCTTCCTCAAATCTGTGCTTGAACATGTCcacacactgaaaagaaaaaaagtgtattTTCTAAGTTCACTTTAATCAGTTCAGTGTATCCTATAACACTGATCTCTGCCTGTTAATCTGTATATACCCTTATCTCTAAGCATTATTTTGGTGTACGTTATTGGACTGTATTATCTACTACCCTTCCAACAGTTTTTTTCAGCACAATATTTCCAACCAACACTCAGTAGTAAAGAATagttagagaggaaaaggagtgTAGACCTCTGATGTTGGTTTTGGTAAGTCCAAAATCTATCATCATGATATATCTAACCAGAAGTCAAACAAGACAGCCAAACAATAATTCATCAATAGCAAAATCAGGAGCAGGTACAGCAGCAAAGGGGACTGACAGCAGCAGGCAAAGTAGGAGCCACCACAGGCCATCTTGGGGATGTCACACAAATACCTTCTCAAGACCCCCAAGAATTCCAAACTAAAACTGTCTGCAGCTGGAAAAAATCATACCCCTCCTAAAGCATGAGACACTCATAATTATTCGTTGTGGACAATtggaaacagccccatatcccatatcagggattaaaacaaaaacatattcatgtaacataactgggtttttgacaaaatgaaaattatcaCATCAATCAAAATAAAGAACTAATACTGAAATGTTAAGAAAATTCAAAGGAGGCATGAATTATAATGAGataactttggaaagggaagaaattagcaggtaaaatttcaagaaaacatgcataaataaataaataaatagatagataaacaaataaacaaacaaacaaacaaataaatgcatgGCCTTTCTATGTTCCATCTAAAGTTCCACACACCAGTCTGCAATCTCTGATCTATACTCCTCTCCCTGGCCCATAGttctgcctgccttccaggaTGCTGAGTCCTGCATGGTCATGAGGGTGATGGTGGGACATGATCGCAACTCTGGGATGGAGCCAGTAGGACATAGGACTCCACAAGTGTTGACAGTTATCAGGAAATATGATACTTGACAAGTTTATTGTGGAATGTCCTTTCTGGGAAGGTTAATACCTCTTAGGATGGGAGGGTATGTTTATGCCTTAGCAAAAACTATAAATGCTGTGGCTTTCACAGCAGCCCTTAATGATATaggaaagaacactgaatacatgaatttaaaaatatataaacaggatttctcaactattcaaaaaataaagatgtaataTGAGTTACAAGAGGGGTTTCATGtaccaaaaaaagtacagaagcaGTTGCACTATGAgcaagcttgtcagaaagatgcaaaggcaggcagacacaaaagcaagcaggtttctgagttcaaggacatcctggaaCAGAGGAAATTTAGACCCAACATGAGGGAGTAGTGATCTCATAGCTTATTGTATGTTCTTACAAAGcaatcagatttctgagtttgtttgccatgttaagaaaaatgtgcttgctgtcttttcttAGCGGTTAAGGGGCTAAGTTCAAAATTTGTGATGTAATCAAAAGAGTATGTGGGGTGCATGATTGCattgacatgaaaataaaagaatggacTATTGTCTGTTACAGGTTATCTCTCTGGTCATCTTCAGAAAGCTGTCTTAGCAGAACACAAGGCTATCAGCTTGTACCCCAGAACTGACTTCAAGCCATTCTTTTTGTTGCTCCCAAACACCACTTCCTCAGAACCCCCCTctaagccaaggctggtccttgtcACCAGGAGGCCTACTGACATCCAGAACAACCAAGAACAACTCACTCTCCTATTTCCCATGTGCTGAACTCTATTACTACCAGAAGCTGTGAGGTCTGCCCAATTCTCTCCATTCTTTTTATGCCCTATCTTCCTGTCCACACATCTACATGCAATTGAGAACCTGCACTCCACACCCTAGTTCACAGCTCTGCATGCCTCCTGGTAGACCTGTTACCAAGTGGTACAATCAGTCCCAGAGGCCTACTGTGACCTTGTATGGCCAGGACAGCTAATACCAGAGACAACAAGATGGCTAAAGGATGAGCTAAAATATGATAAGGAAAAGCCAGTGAAATATGGCACCACCGGTAATCAGCTATCTTACTCTAGCAAGCATTAGGTACcctgacacacctgaagagcaagaaaaTGACCTCACATCTCATCGTATGAAGAAGATAGAGGCCTTTGATgaggaaataagtaaatatctttttaaaatacaggaagACAGGATCAAACAGGTATTTAaataggaaacaaataaatatgaaagaatacaggaaaatgcaaccaaacagatgaaggaaatgaataaaactgttcaggacctgaaaatggaaataaatgtaatacagaaaacaaaaaaaggagccaaccctggagaaagaaaacctagagaAGAGAATTACAAgccacaagcatcatcaacagaatacaagagaaagaagagagaagctcagCCATCAGAGATACAACAGAAAAATTGCTGTAtcggtcaaagaaaatgtcaaataaattgaTTCTAATACAATACACTcagaaaatttgggacactaggaaaagacaaaaactaagaatggtagaaataaagggagaagaatcccagctcaaaggcacagaaaatatactcaacaaaatcatagaacaaaacatccctaacctaaagaaagagataactATAAAACTACAAGAACCAAAATAGATTTGATGACAAAGAAAATCCTGCCAccatataataaaacattaaatgtacataacaaagaaagaaatttaaaagatgaagggGAGAAAAAGACAAGTAGCATATAGGGTAGTCctgttagaattacacctgacttcacatcagaggctctaaaagccagaagggcatgGACAAGAGTTTTGCAGACCTTAAGAGACCACAGTATCAATCCATGAAAatgttcaattaccatagatagaaaagtaaacataatccatgacaaaaataaatttaagaaatatctATTTACTAATAGAGTCCTTCAaagatataagaaagaaaacttcaattcAAGGAGTTTAACTGTACCCAGGAAAACATAAGAACTTAATCATtgaacagcaaaaccaaaagaatagaattatatacacacaataacacctccaacaacaaaacaccaacgAGTAACAATCATTGGGCATTAGTATCTCCTATCAGCAATGGACTCAAGTCACCAATAAAAACAGAGTAGATAGGCAAAGAGAATCCATGATTTTACTATATACAAGAAATACAgctcagcaacaaaaataaacactgcctcagagtaaaggactggaaataggttttccaagcaaacggacCCAGGAGACAAGCTGGcctagccattataatatctaataaaacagactttcaaccagaagttatgaaaagagatggagaaggacaccttatatacatcaaaggaaaaaagcaGCAAGATGATgcctcagtacacacacacacacacacacacacacacacacacacacacacacactgcatggctGAAATAAAGTAGTCCAATAactcatacaaatacatacatacatacatacatacatacatacatacatacatacatacatacatatgttcatacaaacttacatgcatacagacctacagagagacatacacattaATACATGGAATAGTTAGAGCAAGCACTAACTAACCGAGCctttcacacacacttacatatataaaaacagttggtggatggagcaagctccaacacacacccagacaagctttatatatatgtatatatacagatactTCTGCTCAATGAACTTTGTTCCAAACTTCCACTCAAACAaactttacacatatacacacatacacatagttctTGTATGAAAGGAACAATTTTCAGCTCTCCACTCTTTATTCCTTTTTCCATAGCTTATATATCCTAGCAAAAATTTTCAAGCAGTATAAAACTACAATGTGagtatgttttagttttcttctagtaaatGATTATGAAAAACAGTGTGTTACCCAATACTGTTATGAGAAATAACATTATATAgtaaaggtaaagaaaacaaattatcccCAAACACccaggtacattttttttttagattttatttattttttattagatttttctttatgtacatttcaaatttcaaatgctatcccgaaagttccctataccctccccccatgccctgctcccctaccaacccactcctgcttcttggccctggcattcctgtgtactgggacatataaagtttgcaataccaggggcctcccttcccagtgatggctgactaggccatcttctgctacatatgcagctagagatacaagctctgggggtactggttagttcatattgttgttccaccaatagggttgcagaccccttcagctccttgggtgctttctctagcttctccattgggggcactgtgttccatcttacagattactgtgagcatccacatctgcatttgccaggccctggcatagcctcatacgagacagataTACCAgagtcccttcatcaaaatcttgctggcatctaACCTAGGTACATTTATAAGTAAGGAACTTATTATAAATTCACAAAGTGTACACATGCAAGGCAGTTTTCTCATCAAGTTTCTCTTCCTGGAAGGCAGAAATTACAAAGAAAGGgacaagtattttattatttatctctaaaataatctgaaaaaagcttaaaggaatcacaaatctaaacttttacataaaaatcaatcatGTTGATTTTGAATTCTTGAAGACCACTTAGTTGAAAAGAGGTGGTCAGTTGGGACTCTGTATCCTCAGTTATTAGAGAATTTCAGTAGGATCACTTTCATATATGTTAGAAATTTCCACTGCCATAGGTTTTCATAACATCTCTCATATGCCCTCAAATTCCAGCTCTTTCTCTTCATTCCATCTCTCAACCCTATGTCTCCTTGCACTTCTGGCCCTTTTCCAACTCATCCCCCTAGTCCACTCAGAAGAGTCAATCTCTTCCCCCCTTTCATGAAATACTCGTGTCCCTCACTAGAACATTTTTATGTATCAATCTCCTTTGTAGgttgattattatttatttaatggctaataaCTATGTATAAGTGATGGTGATTGATAATAGTGATGCccgtgatggtgatgatggtgaaaaatgtgataatggtggtgatggtaatggtGGCTATGGTAATGGTGATCAGGATGGTAAAGTGGGAATGGTgagatgctgctgctggtggtgatcGTGATATTGATGTTGGTGGTTGTGAtgatgtgtttctctgtatagcctcgactgtcctggaactcactctgtagaccaggctggcctcaagctcagaaatctgtctgcccctgcctcccaagtgctgggattaaaggcttggaccaccactgcccggattactttttgttaaataaaaacattttattttcatcacaataccactataatacatttactttgttatgagcaagtttgtgtgtgtgtgtgtgtaatttatctTTGTACTGtaataagaaaataatgttcCTTTGATTTGGAAACCATCTTCACATAAAGTCTTATTTAAAGTAGAGTGTGGTGGTCCTTGGCTATCATTCTGGCTACTCTGAAAGccaagtaaaaactctcaagttcaaagccacatcACTCCAATCTCTGCCTCTGTGGTTATATTGCTGTCTTCCCTCTGTATGTGTTTGCTGCTTCTTATAAGGACACAGTCACTCCTAAAGGTTTTATTCTACTTGTGgctttcatcttttatttccaAATAGGTCATTCATGGACCAGGACTTTACATAGCAGAAATACCGTCCAACCCATAGCAGGCAATGATAGCTTTCCCTTCATTCCCCCTCTCTGACCAGATGCCCTTCACAGGCCCATCCCATGGCCCTTGTGTCTGCTGATTATCGAATTGCAGAGCTTCTCACAGAGCTCCATCAGCTGACCAAGCAAATCCAGGTAAGAGGAATGTttgtataagtgaatacataccgcAATTCTCCTACAAACATCATGATGCCTGTtcttaaacagctgagtaatgctccattgtgctaatgtgccatactttttatcctttcttttgttgACACTTCTTGGTTGATAACAGATTTATTCTTATTGtgaatgaatagagcagcaaaaaAAATCATGGTTGATCACATGTCCTTGTAGTAGGATGAAGTGCCCTTCAGGTATATATCCAAGAGTGGTGAGATAGATCTATTGCCTACTTTCTGTGGAACCTCTATTCTTATTCccatagtgactgtacaagtttttACTTTCACCAGCAATGGGTGAGCCTTTCCCTTattgcacatccttgccagcatgagcagtcACCTGTGTTGTTGATCTTGGCCATTGTAATAGGTGTTAGAATCCCAATgtagttttcatttcctttttcctgatGTCCAAATATTGCCAAGGGTCATGCAGTAGGAATGACCAATGGCTTTAGAACTCAGGGAATGTGGTCACCCCACTG
This Mus musculus strain C57BL/6J chromosome 7, GRCm38.p6 C57BL/6J DNA region includes the following protein-coding sequences:
- the Vmn1r95 gene encoding vomeronasal 1 receptor, 95; the protein is MSAHGKSVKTTEEVALQILLLCQFGVGTVANVFLFFHNFSPVLTGSKQRPRQVILSHMAVANALTLFLTIFPNNMSAFAPKTPPNELKCKLEFFSHMVARSKNLCSTCVLSIHQFVTLVPVNRGKGKLILRASVPNLWNYSCYSCWFYSVLSNIHIPIKVTGPQITDNNTDSKSNLFCSTSGFIVGMVFLQFSHDATFMSIMVWTSVSMVLLLHRHRQRMQHILTPNQDARGQAETRATHTILMLVVTFVSFYLLNCICIIFHAFSIHSRLFIRLVSEVLAAVFPSICPLLLIFRDPKDPCSVLFKC